One window from the genome of Malus domestica chromosome 01, GDT2T_hap1 encodes:
- the LOC114825944 gene encoding uncharacterized protein: MGQAFRKLFDTFFGNTEMRVVMLGLDAAGKTTILYKLHIGEVLSTVPTIGFNVEKVQYKNVMFTVWDVGGQEKLRPLWRHYFNNTDGLIYVVDSLDRERIGRAKAEFQAIISDPFMRNSVILVFANKQDMKGAMSPMEVCEGLGLYDLKNRKWHIQGTCALRGDGLYEGLDWLSSTLKEMRAAGYSSVGTSSF, encoded by the exons ATGGGTCAAGCTTTTCGCAAGCTCTTCGACACCTTCTTCGGCAACACGGAGATGCGA GTTGTAATGCTCGGCCTCGACGCAGCTGGTAAAACAACCATCCTTTACAAGCTGCACATTGGAGAAGTTTTGTCAACTGTTCCTACAATAG GTTTCAATGTGGAGAAAGTTCAATACAAGAATGTGATGTTCACTGTTTGGGATGTCGGTGGACAAGAGAAACTAAGGCCACTCTGGAGGCATTACTTTAATAACACGGACGGACTG ATTTACGTTGTTGATTCCTTGGACAGAGAGAGAATTGGAAGAGCAAAGGCAGAATTTCAG gCCATCATCAGTGATCCATTTATGCGCAACAGTGTCATCTTGGTGTTTGCTAATAAACAGGATATG AAAGGAGCCATGTCGCCAATGGAAGTGTGTGAAGGACTAGGCCTCTATGATCTCAAGAACAGAAAATGGCACATACAAGGGACTTGTGCCCTTAGAGGTGATGGCCTTTACGAAGGCTTGGATTGGTTATCTAGCACGCTGAAAGAGATGAGAGCTGCTGGATACTCTTCAGTGGGCACCTCGTCATTCTAA
- the LOC114825942 gene encoding uncharacterized protein isoform X2, protein MEMPSNENSQPSMNSTGDADHQQEAMLPDGVDNLCKESKLEVSEVRGVLQVIASTGKFWQDWDKLKSMLSFQLKQVLLEYPEEEMTSEQQIASLGETYPELVKRLDEALHNFTEGPPFTLQRLCEILLDAKRIYPNLSKLALALEKNLLVTSMLTASTDPYPQSTVQNSVEPDKAIEEAKIHSDSVAQNGVEPMVSGDRDEVMSEVVQADIDNDMTIAMEAFEDIVGSSDANSVQTYDS, encoded by the exons ATGGAGATGCCATCAAATGAAAATTCACAGCCCTCAATGAATTCTACCGGTGATGCTGATCATCAACAGGAGGCCATGCTTCCCGACGGCGTAGATAATCT ATGTAAAGAGTCGAAGCTGGAGGTTTCTGAAGTTAGAGGCGTACTACAAGTTATTGCATCCACTGGGAAATTTTG GCAGGATTGGGACAAATTAAAGAGCATGCTATCCTTTCAACTGAAGCAG GTTCTATTGGAGTATCCTGAGGAAGAAATGACAAGTGAGCAGCAAATTGCTTCTTTAGGAGAAACCTATCCTGAGCTGGTGAAGAGGTTGGATGAAG CTCTTCATAATTTTACCGAAGGTCCTCCGTTTACCCTTCAGAGGCTTTGCGAG ATCCTATTGGATGCAAAAAGAATCTATCCAAATCTCTCAAAGCTTGCTCTTGCATTAGAAAAG AATCTATTGGTGACATCTATGCTGACAGCCTCAACGGATCCATATCCACAATCCACGGTGCAAAATTCAGTTGAACCAGACAAAGCAATTGAAGAAGCTAAAATTCACTCTGATTCAGTAGCGCAAAATGGGGTGGAACCTATGGTAAGTGGCGATAGGGATGAAGTTATGTCAGAGGTAGTGCAAGCTGATATCGATAATGACATGACCATCGCGATGGAAGCTTTTGAAGATATAGTGGGATCATCAGACGCAAATTCAGTGCAGACGTATGATTCTTAG
- the LOC114825942 gene encoding uncharacterized protein isoform X1, whose amino-acid sequence MEMPSNENSQPSMNSTGDADHQQEAMLPDGVDNLIQCAIDPEGRFKDQRTFTFTECKESKLEVSEVRGVLQVIASTGKFWQDWDKLKSMLSFQLKQVLLEYPEEEMTSEQQIASLGETYPELVKRLDEALHNFTEGPPFTLQRLCEILLDAKRIYPNLSKLALALEKNLLVTSMLTASTDPYPQSTVQNSVEPDKAIEEAKIHSDSVAQNGVEPMVSGDRDEVMSEVVQADIDNDMTIAMEAFEDIVGSSDANSVQTYDS is encoded by the exons ATGGAGATGCCATCAAATGAAAATTCACAGCCCTCAATGAATTCTACCGGTGATGCTGATCATCAACAGGAGGCCATGCTTCCCGACGGCGTAGATAATCT AATACAATGTGCTATTGACCCCGAGGGACGTTTTAAGGATCAGAGAACCTTCACATTCACGGA ATGTAAAGAGTCGAAGCTGGAGGTTTCTGAAGTTAGAGGCGTACTACAAGTTATTGCATCCACTGGGAAATTTTG GCAGGATTGGGACAAATTAAAGAGCATGCTATCCTTTCAACTGAAGCAG GTTCTATTGGAGTATCCTGAGGAAGAAATGACAAGTGAGCAGCAAATTGCTTCTTTAGGAGAAACCTATCCTGAGCTGGTGAAGAGGTTGGATGAAG CTCTTCATAATTTTACCGAAGGTCCTCCGTTTACCCTTCAGAGGCTTTGCGAG ATCCTATTGGATGCAAAAAGAATCTATCCAAATCTCTCAAAGCTTGCTCTTGCATTAGAAAAG AATCTATTGGTGACATCTATGCTGACAGCCTCAACGGATCCATATCCACAATCCACGGTGCAAAATTCAGTTGAACCAGACAAAGCAATTGAAGAAGCTAAAATTCACTCTGATTCAGTAGCGCAAAATGGGGTGGAACCTATGGTAAGTGGCGATAGGGATGAAGTTATGTCAGAGGTAGTGCAAGCTGATATCGATAATGACATGACCATCGCGATGGAAGCTTTTGAAGATATAGTGGGATCATCAGACGCAAATTCAGTGCAGACGTATGATTCTTAG